One segment of Colius striatus isolate bColStr4 chromosome 11, bColStr4.1.hap1, whole genome shotgun sequence DNA contains the following:
- the TMEM37 gene encoding voltage-dependent calcium channel gamma-like subunit: MTAIGAQAQRLLAHRRPQKSFFETLIRSLIILCVAIAVVLSSISVCDGRWLFARGQLFGLWHLCSVGNGSVLKCVTDLSLAKVEGLSVGMIPIRSMVSFAVVVAIFGLELLMVSQVCEDANARRKWSMGSLLILSSFLLSATGVLSFSILLKDQLSFMGFTLTYWCEFVAAFLFFLNGISGLHINSLTHPRSGVGKI; encoded by the exons ATGACCGCCATCGGGGCGCAG GCCCAGAGGCTACTGGCACACCGGAGACCTCAGAAATCCTTCTTTGAGACACTTATCAGGAGCCTAATCATCCTGTGCGTGGCCATAGCAGTGGTCCTGTCGTCTATCTCTGTCTGCGATGGCCGCTGGCTCTTTGCGAGGGGGCAGCTCTTTGGACTGTGGCACCTCTGCAGCGTTGGCAACGGCAGCGTCCTCAAGTGCGTCACGGACCTCAGCCTGGCCAAGGTGGAAGGGCTGAGTGTTGGGATGATTCCCATCAGAAGCATGGTGTCCTTTGCTGTCGTGGTGGCCATATTCggcctggagctgctgatggtGTCCCAAGTCTGTGAGGATGCCAACGCAAGGCGGAAGTGGTCGATGGGCTCCCTTctcatcctcagctccttcttgCTGTCGGCCACCGGGGTTCTGAgcttctccatcctcctgaagGATCAACTCAGCTTCATGGGCTTCACACTGACGTACTGGTGTGAATTCGTTGCCgcctttctcttcttcctgaaCGGGATCAGTGGACTTCACATCAACAGCCTCACGCACCCCAGGAGTGGGGTAGGCAAAATCTAG